The proteins below are encoded in one region of Segatella copri:
- a CDS encoding DUF6377 domain-containing protein — MYRVNELWGKAFFFLLFVLMPLSLAAKTTDNIEQLFQSLDNAIAHSADYVKVREARIRDWEQKLKTARRLSSKYDACFALFEEYRSYKNDMALKYINRCMELAIRMGDKKKVENAKALLAFQESTTGDYAESYDLLKSVNIADLDAEGKRNYLWACQHLYGEMAYYSNVPSLKKYYAGKHNAYQAAIDSTFSHDDDLYLQMQEVRVRDAGNMKEALRLSDKRLAMTKPGTHQYAIVQFYRGLTYNQFGDKEQFLRCLLRSAICDVQLAVMDQGSLWEVANLLNADPGEQKRSHEYIKFAWKSATIFNTPSRSRQIMPVLTQIEEGYQKELSASNQHLRLMVACSALLLFVVMLLLYYVNKQRKRIAAAHHKLKETNHALQLANERLNEMNQSLNEMNQSLNESNKMKEVYIGRFLRLCAIYVDKIETMRKRVVKLVKARELNKLLEQMQAGEAYMGELYEYFDSAFLKLFPDFVEEFNALLRPEERIVLEDDSRLSTTLRIFALIRLGIEDSSKIAEFLHYSVNTIYNYRAKIKNSAICDREEFEQRVKQIGMK; from the coding sequence ATGTATCGCGTAAATGAATTATGGGGAAAGGCATTCTTCTTCCTGCTCTTTGTCTTGATGCCTCTTTCTCTTGCAGCAAAAACAACAGATAATATAGAGCAGCTTTTTCAGAGTCTGGACAACGCCATTGCCCATTCGGCTGATTATGTGAAGGTACGTGAAGCCCGAATTCGCGATTGGGAGCAGAAACTGAAGACCGCCAGGCGCCTAAGCAGTAAGTATGATGCCTGCTTTGCGCTCTTTGAGGAATACCGCTCCTACAAGAATGACATGGCGCTGAAATATATCAACCGATGTATGGAACTGGCCATCAGAATGGGCGATAAAAAGAAGGTGGAAAATGCCAAGGCGCTGCTTGCTTTCCAGGAATCTACCACGGGCGATTATGCCGAATCGTACGACCTGCTGAAGTCTGTCAATATCGCTGATCTTGATGCTGAGGGCAAACGCAACTACCTCTGGGCTTGCCAGCACCTGTATGGCGAGATGGCATATTATTCCAACGTTCCTTCCTTGAAGAAATATTATGCCGGCAAGCATAATGCCTATCAGGCTGCAATAGACAGCACATTCAGCCATGATGATGACCTTTATCTGCAGATGCAGGAGGTGAGGGTACGCGATGCGGGCAATATGAAGGAGGCTTTGCGATTGAGCGATAAGCGGCTGGCGATGACGAAACCGGGCACCCATCAGTATGCCATTGTACAGTTTTATCGCGGCTTGACCTACAATCAGTTTGGCGATAAAGAGCAGTTCCTCCGCTGCCTCTTGCGTTCTGCTATCTGCGATGTCCAGTTGGCTGTGATGGACCAGGGTTCTCTCTGGGAAGTTGCCAATCTGCTCAACGCCGACCCGGGCGAGCAGAAGCGCTCTCATGAGTATATCAAGTTTGCCTGGAAGTCGGCTACCATTTTCAATACGCCTAGCCGCAGCCGCCAGATCATGCCTGTGCTCACGCAGATTGAGGAGGGCTATCAGAAAGAACTTTCAGCGAGCAACCAGCATCTGCGGCTCATGGTAGCGTGTTCAGCCTTGCTTCTCTTTGTGGTTATGCTCTTGCTCTACTATGTCAACAAGCAGCGCAAGCGCATTGCTGCGGCCCATCATAAGCTGAAGGAAACCAACCATGCCTTGCAGTTGGCAAATGAGCGTCTTAACGAGATGAACCAGTCGCTCAATGAGATGAACCAGTCACTCAACGAGAGTAACAAGATGAAGGAAGTATATATTGGTCGATTCCTGCGCCTTTGTGCCATCTATGTCGACAAGATAGAGACCATGCGCAAGCGAGTAGTGAAACTGGTGAAGGCAAGAGAACTCAACAAGCTGCTGGAGCAGATGCAGGCTGGCGAGGCCTACATGGGCGAGCTGTATGAGTATTTCGATTCCGCCTTCCTGAAGCTCTTCCCTGACTTTGTTGAGGAGTTCAATGCCCTCTTGAGACCTGAAGAGCGTATCGTGCTCGAAGATGACAGCCGTCTTTCTACCACCCTCCGCATCTTTGCCCTTATCCGTCTGGGCATCGAGGACAGTTCTAAGATTGCCGAGTTCCTTCACTATTCTGTGAACACTATCTATAATTATCGCGCCAAAATCAAGAATAGTGCCATCTGTGACAGGGAAGAGTTCGAGCAGCGTGTGAAGCAGATTGGCATGAAATAG
- a CDS encoding DMT family transporter, translating into MKQNNSNLLYHLVAFVTVAIWGTTFVSTKVLMLNGLSPAQIFTLRFSIAYMMMLMVNHKRMFADSWKDEFKLAMLGITGGSLYFLSENEAMNYTTTTNTSLIVCSCPLFATLLVRLVYRHSSRINMIQLLGSLLAFVGMIIVVLNGRFVLHLSPVGDALAFTACMSWAVYSLLMKSVSGDYGAAFITRKVFFYGVLTILPYYLIIPGWPAWDVFMKPQVVGNLLFLGCLASMICFLTWNWCISKLGAVKATNWVYFNPITTMIFASLVLDEKITPYFLAGACCILAGMYIADRMTKAE; encoded by the coding sequence ATGAAACAGAATAATAGTAATTTATTATATCATCTTGTGGCTTTTGTCACCGTAGCCATCTGGGGAACTACCTTTGTTTCTACCAAGGTGCTGATGCTGAACGGACTTTCACCAGCACAGATCTTTACGCTCCGTTTCAGTATCGCATACATGATGATGCTGATGGTGAATCATAAGCGGATGTTTGCTGACAGCTGGAAGGATGAGTTTAAGCTGGCAATGCTGGGTATAACGGGCGGTTCGCTCTATTTCCTGAGCGAGAACGAGGCGATGAATTATACCACAACAACCAATACTTCGCTCATCGTATGCTCCTGTCCGCTCTTTGCTACCTTGCTGGTTCGTCTGGTTTATCGCCATTCTTCGCGTATCAATATGATACAGCTGTTGGGCTCTCTGCTTGCTTTTGTAGGTATGATTATCGTGGTGCTGAATGGCAGATTCGTGCTGCATCTGTCGCCTGTAGGCGATGCCTTGGCTTTTACGGCATGTATGAGCTGGGCTGTCTATTCGCTCCTGATGAAATCGGTATCGGGCGATTATGGCGCAGCTTTTATTACCCGCAAGGTATTCTTTTATGGGGTACTTACCATCTTGCCTTATTATCTTATCATCCCTGGTTGGCCGGCATGGGATGTGTTTATGAAGCCTCAGGTGGTGGGTAATCTCTTGTTCTTGGGCTGTTTGGCATCCATGATATGTTTCCTTACCTGGAACTGGTGTATCTCTAAGTTGGGTGCCGTGAAAGCTACCAACTGGGTTTATTTCAACCCTATCACCACGATGATTTTCGCCTCTTTGGTATTAGACGAAAAGATAACTCCTTACTTCCTGGCAGGTGCCTGCTGCATCCTGGCAGGTATGTATATTGCGGATAGAATGACGAAGGCGGAATAA
- a CDS encoding HAD family hydrolase produces MAKKRPQVALVYDFDGTLSPGNMQEFGFIQATGKTKDEFWEKNRKFAEGKDANGILTYMYLMLDEAKKNNISLTRESFQKFGKDVELFRGVKQWFSLVNEYGNSIGLDVKHYINSSGLKEMIEGTPIAHEFENIYACSFLYNKEGIAYWPAVAVDYTTKTQFLFKINKGIKQVSDNRRVNQYIPDEKRPIPFPRMIYFGDGETDVPCMKMVKEHGGHSIAVYDNEDKQKTACQLVKEGRVNFMCSANYSKGSVMNIIVKRILDKIKADFEFDRLIELNQKKAWK; encoded by the coding sequence ATGGCAAAGAAGAGACCACAGGTAGCGCTGGTTTATGATTTCGACGGCACACTGTCGCCGGGCAATATGCAGGAGTTTGGATTCATACAGGCTACAGGCAAGACAAAAGACGAGTTCTGGGAGAAAAACAGAAAGTTTGCAGAGGGTAAGGATGCCAACGGTATTTTGACCTATATGTATCTGATGCTCGACGAAGCCAAGAAGAACAATATCTCGCTCACCCGGGAATCTTTTCAGAAATTCGGCAAGGATGTAGAACTGTTCCGCGGCGTAAAACAATGGTTTTCGCTCGTGAATGAATATGGCAACAGTATCGGACTGGACGTAAAGCACTACATCAACTCCTCGGGACTGAAGGAGATGATAGAGGGCACACCTATCGCCCACGAATTTGAGAACATCTACGCCTGCTCCTTTCTCTACAACAAGGAGGGAATCGCCTATTGGCCAGCCGTAGCCGTAGACTATACAACCAAGACGCAATTCCTCTTCAAAATCAACAAGGGCATCAAACAGGTGAGCGACAACAGAAGAGTGAACCAGTATATCCCCGACGAAAAGCGACCTATCCCTTTCCCCCGAATGATATACTTCGGAGATGGAGAAACCGATGTACCTTGCATGAAGATGGTAAAGGAACATGGCGGCCACTCGATTGCTGTATATGATAACGAGGATAAACAGAAGACTGCCTGCCAGCTTGTCAAGGAGGGACGGGTAAACTTCATGTGCTCTGCCAACTACAGCAAAGGAAGCGTGATGAATATCATCGTAAAGAGAATATTGGATAAAATCAAAGCCGATTTTGAATTCGACCGTCTGATAGAACTGAACCAGAAGAAGGCATGGAAGTGA
- the bglX gene encoding beta-glucosidase BglX, producing the protein MRTALLSLTFLLAGSMAAPAFAHTAAPKKKVTATTKKGKILPMKEYIDQLMAKMTLQEKIGQLNLMVAGDITTGGALDTQVGSDIAQGNMGGVFNIKGLDKIKALQEIAIKNSRLGIPLLVGMDVIHGYETMFPIPLALSCSWDTEAMKKVGEVSAKEASADGINWTFSPMVDIALDARWGRISEGNGEDPYLSGVMGAAMTQGYQGVDMHTEEILRANRIMACLKHFALYGGVESGKEYNTVDMSRMRMMNQYLPPYEAVVKAGVGSVMSSFNLIDYTPATANKWMMTDVLRKQWGFNGFVVTDYASIAEILQHGTAKDLKEASEQALKAGTDMDMCSNAFVKHLAKSIAEGKVSEEDVNIACRRILEAKYKLGLFSDPYRYCNTKRSKSEIYTAENRQAARDVAAETFVLLKNEGNILPLKKEGKIALIGPLADTRNNIAGTWSVAQEPSKYTTIKEAMEHALAGKATLLYAQGSNIWRNKELQQNGESGKPINWGNEAEMKAEALKIAKEADVIVCAMGESAEMSGECGSRTNLEMPDVQRELLAELLKTGKPVVLLNFAGRPTVLTWEKAHVPAIMNVWFGGSEMGDALCDVIFGDKSPSGKLTTSMPKTTGQEPLYYNHQNTGRPVADDNEKFAKFASNCLDVSNGPLYPFGYGLSYTYFSYSNFRLSSQEAGISNEEATEWQDGKKITASVTVKNNGSRDADEIVQLYIRDMVASISRPVKELKGFQRIHLAVGESKEVSFDITPDMLKFYNADLKHVIEPGDFQIMIGTNSKDVKTLKLNVK; encoded by the coding sequence ATGAGAACAGCACTTTTATCACTCACATTTCTTTTGGCTGGTTCTATGGCAGCACCTGCTTTCGCCCATACCGCAGCCCCTAAGAAAAAAGTAACTGCCACAACCAAGAAAGGCAAGATTCTACCCATGAAGGAGTATATCGACCAACTGATGGCGAAGATGACGCTACAGGAGAAGATAGGTCAGCTGAACCTGATGGTAGCTGGCGACATCACCACCGGCGGCGCACTTGATACTCAGGTAGGCAGCGATATCGCCCAGGGCAACATGGGCGGAGTTTTCAATATCAAAGGGCTCGACAAGATCAAGGCTCTGCAGGAAATCGCCATCAAGAACAGCCGTCTGGGCATCCCACTGCTCGTAGGTATGGACGTGATTCATGGTTACGAAACGATGTTCCCTATCCCTCTCGCCCTTTCCTGCTCATGGGATACCGAGGCGATGAAGAAGGTAGGCGAAGTATCGGCCAAGGAAGCAAGTGCCGACGGCATCAACTGGACATTCTCTCCTATGGTAGACATCGCGCTCGATGCCCGCTGGGGACGAATAAGCGAAGGAAATGGCGAGGATCCTTATCTGAGCGGCGTGATGGGAGCAGCGATGACTCAGGGCTACCAGGGCGTGGATATGCACACAGAAGAGATTCTGAGAGCCAACCGCATCATGGCCTGTCTGAAGCATTTTGCCCTGTACGGAGGCGTTGAGAGCGGAAAGGAATATAACACGGTAGATATGAGCCGTATGCGCATGATGAACCAGTATCTGCCACCTTACGAGGCAGTGGTGAAGGCTGGCGTAGGCAGCGTGATGTCTTCATTCAATCTCATCGACTACACACCTGCTACAGCCAACAAATGGATGATGACCGATGTCTTGAGAAAGCAGTGGGGATTCAACGGTTTCGTGGTTACCGATTACGCTTCTATCGCCGAGATTCTGCAGCACGGAACGGCAAAAGACCTCAAGGAGGCTTCAGAACAGGCGCTGAAGGCGGGTACCGATATGGACATGTGTTCCAACGCCTTCGTAAAGCATCTGGCTAAGAGCATAGCAGAAGGAAAGGTGAGCGAGGAGGATGTGAACATCGCCTGCCGCCGTATTCTGGAAGCGAAATATAAACTGGGCCTGTTCAGCGACCCTTACCGCTACTGCAACACCAAGCGCAGCAAGAGCGAGATTTATACCGCAGAGAACCGTCAGGCAGCCCGCGATGTAGCAGCAGAGACCTTCGTGCTTCTGAAGAACGAAGGCAATATCCTGCCACTGAAGAAGGAAGGAAAGATAGCCCTGATAGGTCCGCTTGCCGACACCCGAAACAATATAGCCGGTACATGGAGCGTGGCTCAGGAACCATCTAAATATACCACCATCAAGGAGGCAATGGAGCATGCACTTGCCGGAAAAGCCACCTTATTATATGCCCAGGGAAGCAATATCTGGCGCAATAAGGAACTGCAGCAAAACGGCGAATCCGGTAAACCGATCAACTGGGGCAACGAGGCTGAGATGAAGGCTGAAGCGCTAAAGATAGCCAAAGAGGCCGACGTGATAGTATGTGCTATGGGCGAAAGTGCCGAGATGAGCGGCGAATGCGGTAGCCGTACCAACCTGGAGATGCCGGACGTACAGCGCGAACTGCTTGCCGAACTCCTGAAGACGGGCAAGCCTGTAGTGCTCCTCAACTTTGCGGGCCGTCCTACGGTTCTTACTTGGGAGAAAGCCCATGTACCAGCCATCATGAATGTATGGTTTGGAGGTTCAGAGATGGGCGATGCTCTCTGCGATGTCATCTTTGGCGACAAATCGCCATCGGGTAAGCTCACCACTTCGATGCCTAAGACTACCGGTCAGGAGCCTCTCTACTACAACCATCAGAACACCGGCCGCCCTGTAGCAGACGATAATGAGAAGTTTGCCAAGTTTGCCAGCAACTGTCTGGATGTAAGCAATGGTCCGCTCTATCCTTTCGGTTACGGTTTGAGCTACACCTACTTTTCATACAGCAACTTCCGCCTGAGCAGCCAGGAGGCCGGCATCAGCAATGAGGAGGCTACCGAATGGCAGGATGGTAAGAAGATTACAGCTAGCGTCACCGTTAAGAACAATGGCTCCCGCGATGCCGACGAGATTGTGCAGCTCTACATCCGTGACATGGTAGCCAGCATCTCCCGCCCTGTAAAGGAACTGAAAGGTTTCCAGCGCATCCATCTGGCAGTAGGTGAAAGCAAGGAGGTAAGCTTTGATATCACCCCAGATATGCTCAAGTTCTACAACGCAGATCTGAAGCACGTGATAGAACCTGGCGACTTCCAGATTATGATAGGAACCAACAGCAAGGATGTAAAGACTTTGAAACTGAACGTGAAATAA
- a CDS encoding peptidylprolyl isomerase, with the protein MAKVLIKTSEGDIKVRLYDETPQHRDNFLKLAKEGYFDGTLFHRVIKDFMIQGGDPDSKGAPKGKMLGTGGPDYTIPAEFVYPQLFHKRGALSAARLGDEVNPERESSGSQFYIVWGKTYKQNELKQMEKQMGMQMEQNIFNQLAKEHHDEIMNFRRNRDREGLMKLQDELVDETKKRCKEQGYPKFTEEQQKAYTEVGGTPFLDNQYTVFGEVEEGLDIVEKIQNCETLRGDRPKEDVSMQISVIEE; encoded by the coding sequence ATGGCAAAAGTATTGATAAAGACATCAGAGGGCGACATCAAGGTACGCCTCTACGACGAGACACCTCAGCATCGTGACAACTTCTTGAAGTTGGCAAAGGAGGGATATTTCGATGGCACTCTCTTCCATCGTGTCATCAAGGATTTTATGATTCAAGGCGGCGATCCAGACAGCAAAGGCGCTCCTAAAGGCAAGATGCTGGGCACAGGTGGTCCTGACTATACCATCCCTGCCGAGTTCGTTTATCCACAACTTTTCCACAAGCGTGGTGCCTTGAGCGCAGCCCGTTTGGGAGATGAGGTAAACCCAGAACGAGAGAGCAGCGGTAGCCAGTTCTATATTGTATGGGGGAAGACCTACAAGCAGAATGAACTGAAGCAGATGGAAAAGCAGATGGGCATGCAGATGGAGCAGAACATCTTCAACCAGCTTGCCAAGGAGCATCATGATGAAATTATGAACTTCCGCCGCAACCGCGACCGTGAAGGTCTGATGAAACTCCAGGACGAACTGGTGGATGAAACCAAGAAGCGCTGCAAGGAGCAGGGCTATCCTAAGTTTACCGAGGAGCAGCAGAAGGCTTACACTGAAGTAGGCGGAACACCTTTCCTCGATAACCAATACACCGTTTTCGGTGAAGTGGAGGAAGGACTTGACATCGTAGAGAAGATTCAGAACTGCGAAACATTGCGTGGCGATCGCCCAAAAGAGGATGTTTCTATGCAGATTTCAGTCATCGAGGAATAA
- a CDS encoding DUF4923 family protein, with the protein MKKVFLLAALVLACTAGSNASAMNEAALNASMSEMMPVKKTTKKTTKKTSKKTSKKTTTKKTSTKKTTSAASNTTAATATTTAATTSNATTSTSATSNAGSAVAGILGAVLGGNSNSSSSAGSSIINGILNNVIGSGTFSKQDLCAHTWKYSKPGCAFTSENLLAKAGGEIAANKVEEKLGEYYSKFGFSGSNTYFTFKTDGTFAAKIDGKSWQGNYTFDEKTHAIQMKGLLLSMSGYATKTTNGISLLFDQTKLLNLIKTMGALKGSSTLSAIGTIANNYDGMRVGFEMIK; encoded by the coding sequence ATGAAAAAGGTATTTCTTTTGGCTGCCCTCGTGCTCGCATGCACAGCTGGCAGCAACGCAAGCGCTATGAACGAGGCAGCGCTCAATGCCTCAATGTCTGAGATGATGCCGGTTAAGAAAACGACTAAGAAGACAACAAAGAAGACTTCGAAGAAGACTTCAAAGAAGACTACGACCAAGAAGACTTCTACAAAGAAAACAACTTCTGCTGCATCTAACACAACAGCTGCGACTGCAACAACAACTGCAGCAACAACCAGCAATGCCACTACATCTACCAGTGCAACCAGCAATGCAGGCTCAGCCGTTGCCGGTATCTTGGGGGCTGTACTGGGTGGAAACTCTAACAGCAGCAGTTCTGCAGGTAGCAGTATTATCAATGGCATTCTGAATAATGTAATCGGTTCAGGTACCTTCAGCAAGCAGGATCTCTGTGCCCATACCTGGAAGTACAGCAAGCCGGGATGCGCCTTTACCTCTGAGAATCTCCTGGCAAAGGCTGGCGGTGAGATAGCTGCCAACAAGGTAGAGGAGAAGTTGGGTGAGTATTACAGCAAGTTTGGTTTCAGCGGATCAAATACCTATTTCACCTTCAAAACTGATGGAACTTTCGCTGCCAAGATAGATGGCAAGTCATGGCAGGGCAATTATACTTTTGATGAGAAGACTCATGCCATTCAGATGAAGGGCTTGCTCTTGAGTATGTCGGGCTATGCTACGAAGACTACCAACGGCATCAGCCTGCTCTTCGACCAGACAAAGTTGCTCAACCTCATCAAGACCATGGGTGCCCTCAAGGGCAGTTCTACCCTCAGCGCTATCGGTACTATCGCCAATAATTACGATGGTATGCGTGTAGGTTTCGAGATGATTAAGTAA
- a CDS encoding glycoside hydrolase family 3 C-terminal domain-containing protein: MKQFILSCVLSVAAIAPSQAQQTTRQLPVYLDQTKPVEQRIDDAISRMTLAEKIRIIHAQSKFSSAGVPRLGFPDFWTDDGPHGVRPDVLWDEWEQAGQTNDSCVAFPALTCLAASWNPQMSRIYGEALGEEALYRGKDMILGPGVNIYRTPLNGRNFEYMGEDPFLASIMVVPYIQGLQSKGVSACVKHYCLNNDEEYRHQVNVIVSDRALHEIYLPAFKAAVEKGKTWGIMGAYNLYKNEHNCHNQWTLNKILKGDWKYDGVVVSDWGGAHDLEQSVKNGLDMEFGTWTDGLTMGATNAYDNYYLSMPYMKAIQEGKFTQKELDDKVRRVLRLFYRTTMNPNRPHGFLCSESHYAAARQIAEEGIVLLQNRNNVLPINTQKAKRVLVVGENAIKMMTVGGGSSSLKVQREISPLDGLKTRLGKDGIEVDYARGYVGDVTGNYNGVTTGQNLEDKRSEAKLIAEAVEKAKTADYVIMFGGLNKSDFQDCEGHDRKHYELPYHQDKLIEALAKANRNFVYVNISGNAVAMPWKAKVAGIVQGWFIGSESGEALASILTGDANPSGKLPFTWVNSLKETGAHALNTYPGTWRQEGGASTKGNIIDEEYKEGIYVGYRWTDKERIKPTFAFGHGLSYTQFAISNLRSDKVQMKQDGTITFTVNVKNTGKRAGAETVQLYIHDVKSSVDRPQKELKGFQKVYLQPGESKDISITISKEALSFYDEASSSWKAEAGKFEALVGNAADNLKLKKAFELF; this comes from the coding sequence ATGAAACAGTTCATTTTATCATGTGTCCTGTCGGTTGCAGCCATCGCTCCATCTCAGGCACAGCAGACTACCAGACAATTGCCAGTCTATCTCGACCAGACCAAGCCGGTAGAGCAGCGCATCGATGATGCCATCTCCCGCATGACGCTGGCAGAGAAGATACGCATCATCCATGCTCAGAGCAAGTTTTCATCAGCCGGTGTACCACGCTTGGGATTTCCAGACTTCTGGACGGATGACGGACCTCACGGAGTGCGTCCTGACGTATTGTGGGATGAGTGGGAACAGGCTGGTCAGACCAACGACTCCTGTGTAGCCTTCCCTGCCCTCACCTGTCTTGCCGCATCATGGAATCCGCAGATGAGCCGCATCTATGGCGAAGCATTGGGCGAAGAAGCCCTGTATCGCGGCAAGGACATGATTCTGGGTCCTGGCGTCAACATCTACCGCACGCCTCTCAACGGCCGCAACTTCGAGTATATGGGCGAAGATCCGTTCCTGGCAAGCATCATGGTAGTGCCGTATATCCAGGGATTGCAGTCTAAGGGCGTATCAGCCTGCGTAAAGCACTATTGCCTGAACAACGATGAGGAATACCGCCATCAGGTCAACGTAATCGTCAGCGACCGTGCTCTCCATGAAATCTATCTCCCTGCCTTCAAAGCAGCTGTTGAGAAGGGTAAGACATGGGGTATCATGGGAGCCTACAACCTTTATAAAAATGAGCACAACTGCCACAACCAGTGGACCCTGAACAAGATTCTGAAGGGCGACTGGAAGTATGATGGTGTCGTGGTAAGCGACTGGGGCGGTGCCCACGACCTGGAGCAGTCGGTAAAGAACGGGCTGGATATGGAGTTCGGCACCTGGACAGACGGTCTTACGATGGGCGCTACCAATGCCTACGACAACTATTATCTCTCCATGCCTTACATGAAGGCCATACAGGAAGGCAAGTTCACCCAGAAGGAGCTGGACGATAAGGTGCGCCGCGTATTGCGCCTCTTCTATCGCACCACGATGAATCCGAACCGCCCTCATGGTTTCCTCTGCTCAGAGAGCCATTATGCAGCAGCCAGACAGATTGCTGAGGAAGGCATCGTATTGCTCCAGAACAGGAACAATGTGCTTCCTATCAACACCCAGAAGGCTAAGCGCGTGCTGGTAGTGGGCGAGAATGCCATCAAGATGATGACCGTAGGCGGAGGCTCTTCTTCGCTCAAGGTACAGCGCGAGATTTCGCCTCTCGATGGCCTAAAGACGCGGTTGGGCAAGGACGGCATCGAGGTAGATTATGCCCGCGGATATGTGGGCGATGTAACGGGCAACTACAATGGCGTTACAACCGGCCAGAACCTGGAAGACAAGCGCAGCGAGGCTAAACTGATAGCCGAAGCTGTAGAGAAAGCCAAGACTGCCGACTATGTCATCATGTTTGGTGGTCTGAACAAGAGCGATTTTCAGGACTGTGAGGGTCACGACCGCAAGCATTATGAGTTGCCATACCATCAGGATAAGCTGATCGAGGCTTTGGCTAAGGCAAACAGAAACTTCGTTTATGTCAACATCTCGGGCAATGCGGTAGCTATGCCTTGGAAGGCTAAGGTTGCCGGCATCGTACAGGGCTGGTTCATCGGTTCGGAGAGCGGCGAAGCCCTTGCAAGCATCCTTACAGGCGATGCTAACCCTAGCGGCAAATTGCCGTTTACATGGGTCAACTCGCTGAAGGAAACAGGTGCTCATGCACTCAATACCTATCCGGGAACCTGGCGTCAGGAAGGTGGAGCCAGCACGAAGGGCAACATCATTGATGAGGAATATAAGGAAGGCATCTATGTAGGTTACCGCTGGACCGATAAGGAGCGCATCAAGCCTACCTTTGCATTCGGTCACGGCTTGAGCTACACCCAGTTTGCCATCTCTAATCTGCGCAGCGACAAGGTGCAGATGAAGCAGGACGGCACAATCACCTTTACCGTAAACGTAAAGAATACAGGAAAGCGTGCCGGAGCCGAGACGGTTCAGCTCTATATCCACGATGTCAAGTCATCAGTAGACCGCCCTCAGAAGGAGCTGAAGGGATTCCAGAAGGTTTATCTCCAGCCAGGTGAGAGCAAGGATATCAGCATCACCATCAGCAAAGAGGCCCTCAGTTTCTACGATGAGGCATCTTCATCCTGGAAGGCTGAAGCCGGAAAGTTTGAGGCTCTTGTTGGTAATGCAGCCGATAACCTGAAGCTCAAGAAAGCCTTCGAGCTCTTTTAA